Genomic DNA from Sediminispirochaeta bajacaliforniensis DSM 16054:
GCTTCCCTTTGGGCAAAACCAAGCCCAAAGCCACTGCGAATATGACATAAATGCTTATGGTGATTGCAAAGCTTGCAATGCAGATCTTTGGTATACTTCGCACGCCCATGATCCACATAACCAGTACAACAAAAAGCAATGACGAAGGTAGAAAGCCGATAAAATTAAGTCCAACACCGAAGAGAATCATCACGGCAAACAATTTAACGACCTGGCGAAAGCCCTTCGCCTTGAAATCAATCAGATGATCGGCAAGTTGTTTCCGTGTGAATATCGTCGTTACAGCAAGCAGCGTGGAGACGAAAATGAGCAAGACACCAAGAATTCTCGGCCAGAAGCCTGGTCCCGGGGTTCCATTTACAATTGGGTCAAATCCGCCGGAATAATGAATCACATAGATCCCGACACAGATGAGCAGTATCGCGGTTCCGATATTATATTTTTTCACGTACGTCACCTTGATGAGGAGTGAACGGCGGCGCAAAAAGGGCTACCGTTCACTCGTTTCGATTATTTGACAGAGATATCCTTGCAAAGCTTCGAATAGAGTTTCAGCTGATCGGCAAGGAAGGCCTTAGTCTCCGCCCCATCCATATTGATTGTCTGCATTCCCATGGTTTTCAGCGTTTTCTGGAATGCATCAGAATCGATTGCAGGCCGTAAAACGTTTCGCAGATATTCCACCTTTGCAGGATCTACATCGGCCTTGGCAGAAATAATGCAGAAGCCGGGCATGAAGAAATCGATATCTGCATAACTCTCTTTCATGGTGGGCACATCAGGGTAGGTGGAAAGCCGCTCTTCGGACATCGATGCAAGGAAACGGAGGTTCCCGGCTTGAACTTGCGATGCCGCATTGACGGTTTGGGCGATGGTTGCATTGATATGTCCGCCGACGATGGCGGTCACGCAGTCCGCACTCCCTCCATAGGATACCGTCTTGAACTTGACATCGAAAAACTGCTCGATGGCAAGGACCGCAAGCGAGGGAGCCGCACCCATTCCGGTTTCTCCAATAACAATCTCATTCGGATGAGCCTTTGCATATTCGATGAACTCTTCGAAGGTTGTATACGGCGCATCGGCAGCCGCAATCAGCACAAAGGGATCGATCAGGGCGCAGGCAATAGGCTCAAAGTCTTCTACGGAAATCTTGGTTCGCCCCAGGCAGTAGTTGATGACGAGGTCGGTGTTAAGCACGCCGAGGGTGTAACCGTCGGAGGGAGAGGTGACAACCTGGTTCAGTCCGATGAGGCCGGCACCTCCGGTAACATTGGAAACGGCAAAATTGGTACCGGAAGGAAGCGTTTCCTTCGCTGCATCAAGAACGCCACGAACGGACAGGTCCGTTCCACCGCCGGCAGAATACTGAACGATAACGTTGATGTTCTGATTCGGGTATTCCTTTTCTCCATTCGCGAAAACCTCGCCGGAGAACAGCAGGAATGTTACGATCAGGGCCAGGAAAACTCTTTTCTTCATATATTGCTCCTTTGTATCCCTTTCGGGAAAGAATTGCTGATTATTTCAGATCTCGAATGATCTTTCGCAGAAATGCGGCACTCTGCTTCATTCCAAGCGATGCGTCGGGAATATCCTGCGGATGCCATCGCCGCTCATATTCAAGCGACAACCAGCCGTTGTAACCTCGATCTTTAAGCATCTGCAGGATTGCTGGCCAGTCAAGGATTCCCTCTCCGACAATTCGGGTCACGACCTTCCGCTCCTCCTCCTGAGGGTGTGATACATCAGATGATGAGAAGGTGTGGTCATTTCCCCTGAAGACAAAATCCTTAACATGAACATACCAGCTCTTGTCGAATTGCAGAGGAATGGCCGTTTCGTATTCTTCGTTTCCGGTAAATGTCAGATTTGCCTGATCGTAGAGAATACCTACCGAAGGATGGTTAATAGCATAGGAAATATCAACACTTTCCCGGGCCGATACGGTCATGGTATTAAAGTGATTTTCCAGCACCAGAGAGACCCCATGCTTCTTGGCAATCTCCCCTAGGAAACGAAGACTTTCCACCAGACAGCCGCGCTTTTTCCCGTCTTCATCCCTTTCGTCCTGACCGAAGTTTCCACCATACAGGCGGATGTACTTGGCCCCCAGAATTTCTGCGTATGTGATAACCTTGCAAATGCCTTCGATTTCTTTTTCCCGGATACCCTCG
This window encodes:
- a CDS encoding tripartite tricarboxylate transporter substrate binding protein is translated as MKKRVFLALIVTFLLFSGEVFANGEKEYPNQNINVIVQYSAGGGTDLSVRGVLDAAKETLPSGTNFAVSNVTGGAGLIGLNQVVTSPSDGYTLGVLNTDLVINYCLGRTKISVEDFEPIACALIDPFVLIAAADAPYTTFEEFIEYAKAHPNEIVIGETGMGAAPSLAVLAIEQFFDVKFKTVSYGGSADCVTAIVGGHINATIAQTVNAASQVQAGNLRFLASMSEERLSTYPDVPTMKESYADIDFFMPGFCIISAKADVDPAKVEYLRNVLRPAIDSDAFQKTLKTMGMQTINMDGAETKAFLADQLKLYSKLCKDISVK
- a CDS encoding sugar phosphate isomerase/epimerase family protein, which gives rise to MKIAGHTMGTPEYSLGDALRLFKKIGLDGAEIIVQDGYRCALEEKTSTDTLRELSRLAKDLSLEIPCLTPYFSRFNDLDEGIREKEIEGICKVITYAEILGAKYIRLYGGNFGQDERDEDGKKRGCLVESLRFLGEIAKKHGVSLVLENHFNTMTVSARESVDISYAINHPSVGILYDQANLTFTGNEEYETAIPLQFDKSWYVHVKDFVFRGNDHTFSSSDVSHPQEEERKVVTRIVGEGILDWPAILQMLKDRGYNGWLSLEYERRWHPQDIPDASLGMKQSAAFLRKIIRDLK
- a CDS encoding tripartite tricarboxylate transporter TctB family protein, giving the protein MKKYNIGTAILLICVGIYVIHYSGGFDPIVNGTPGPGFWPRILGVLLIFVSTLLAVTTIFTRKQLADHLIDFKAKGFRQVVKLFAVMILFGVGLNFIGFLPSSLLFVVLVMWIMGVRSIPKICIASFAITISIYVIFAVALGLVLPKGKLFY